One stretch of Penaeus vannamei isolate JL-2024 chromosome 7, ASM4276789v1, whole genome shotgun sequence DNA includes these proteins:
- the LOC138862095 gene encoding uncharacterized protein — MTTTVTTGVVAGTAGGAGLAGLAVAGAVGLGVLGLAALASRGAGRGSGGGRNKGYRRGRRSVDDAGRRMQNALELVRAEDVTGCGMRLVCELAGQEEEDLVQEELAILALLGPDVTPGEGVLPPGGARGEYLQARSFGGRGGDCGAAFPMCPLNGSQLMDTVMAYLP; from the exons ATGACGACCACCGTCACCACCGGAGTGGTGGCAGGAACCGCTGGCGGCGCAGGACTCGCCGGTCTGGCCGTCGCAGGAGCTGTAGGTTTGGGCGTCCTGGGTTTGGCCGCCCTCGCCTCCAGAGGCGCAGGACGCGGGAGTGGCGGAGGCAGGAATAAAGGGTACCGCCGAGGGCGTCGCTCCGTGGACGACGCTGGCCGGAGGATGCAGAACGCCCTCGAGTTGGTGCGAGCGGAGGACGTGACAGGATGCGGCATGAGGCTGGTGTGCGAGCTGGccggccaggaggaggaggatctggtgcaggaggagctggccATCCTGGCCCTGCTCGG ACCCGACGTGACGCCCGGGGAGGGAGTCCTCCCCCCCGGGGGCGCCAGGGGAGAGTACCTGCAGGCCAGGAGCTTCGGCGGGCGAGGCGGGGACTGCGGCGCCGCCTTCCCCATGTGTCCACTCAACGGCTCGCAGCTCATGGACACCGTCATGGCCTACCTGCCCTGA